The genomic interval AGATGCGGACGACAGTATTAGCGGATATTTCGACGCAAATGAAAGAATTTACTGAACGTATTGATAAAAATTATAAATCTGCAAGTTATTAGATTAAAAGTTACTGTTAAAAGCCTTGAAGAGATCTTTGGTTATAATGAGAAGGGTTCATTTGATAAAATAAACAGCCCAGTTACCCTAGCTTTGTGGATAAGAGATGCTATTGATTTTGTTCTTGCAGAACAGCTTAGAGATCATCACGAGATTCATATAATTTCCCTTAGAAATGGTACCAGCGATATAGATTGGCAAACATCTATTAAGAGTAAGAAGATTATATTTAAAACAATTCCATCAGATTTTAAGTTGGAACGCGTTAGGTTTAGAAGTATTTCTGCAAGTGTTGTTGGGCCAATAACATTTCCAAAATCTCCCTTTTCACTATCTGTACATTTTCCAAAGACAGGAATTTATATTTTTGAAAATAACAGGAAACTTATTGATCAAAGCAAATTACCTGTATGTTTGATTGGAAGAGTTGAAAATATTCAATCTAATAGAGAGGTAGAGATTTGTGGAGGTGTCATTTTTAATAATGCTAGCCCAATTTGTTCTGAAGATACTTTTTTTGAGATTAATATTGAGCAATTACCTAGTGCCTCAGATAAGATTGAAGATGCAGAAGATATACTTATTGAGTTGCATGTCGTTGGAATCAACTAAATAATCAACAAAATGCATGAATTAAGAATGGAATTTAAGCTCGAATTACGCTCTGGTTCACGGGATCAAGCAGGGGCAAGGTTTAGCGATTATCATGGAAGTATAGGTAAAGATAGATTTTTGGATAATGGCTCATCGAGAAATCAACTAAAAAAGAATTCAAAAGTTTTATCAGAAAACCTTAAAAGTTTAGAAACTAACAGTTCAGGGTTTACTAAATCTTTATATCAAGTTTATGGTGCGACAGCAGGTATCATAAAGTCTGGAGTGGAGTTAGGAATAAATATTAATGCTAATTTATATGGAATTGATAAATATTTCAGCTTAACTAAACCAATTACTGATCAAATTAAGCTTGAATCTTTCATTTATAAAAATTACCAAGCAGGTGGAGATACTGATATGCTATTTAAGACTAGTTCATCATTACTTCTAACAATTTTGGTTGGAAGTTTACCAATTGCAGGACCAGTACTAGCTCCAATTGCAGGCTATATCTGGGAAGAAAAGTTTGCTGTTCCAACTTATAAATGGTTAACAACAGACTAGATATTTCTTATTTTAGTTCCCTTAGAATAATAGAGAATAACTTACTAAACCTTATATCCAAAATATTAAAAGATAAAAAGAATATTTAGCTGCTCAACTTCTCAGCTATTTTTGAAACACCCCGGAGATTGTAAACTGAACTGTGTCACCTCTTAATTTGCTTAAGGGGAAAAATAAGTAAATTAGTTTAATTTATAGACACTATGAAGACAAACGAATCCTTCAATTTCGAACGCTTCAAAGAAGAAGCAATGCAAGGTCTCTACGACGGCAAAAAGATGGGTGGTACCGATGGAGTATTCGCCCCGATTTTAAAACATCTTCTGGAATCGATGCTAGAAGGTGAGCTGAACAACCACCTGGAAGAAAGCAAAGCTGCGGGTGAGAGCAACCGCAAAAATGGTAAAACAAAGAAAACTGTCCGAAGTCTTCAATCAGGTCATTTAGAGATCGAAAGCAGTCGTGACCGCCAGGGTACTTTTGAACCTAAAATCCTGCCTAAGCGCCAATTGATTATCAGCGAAGAGCTTGAAGATAAGGTGATTGCAATGTATGCTCGTGGCATGAGTACACGCAATATTTCCGAATATGTAAAGGAAATGTATGCGATGGAAATTTCTGCTACCGAAATTTCTCATATCACTGATAAGATAATTCCGCTGATGAATGAATGGCGTAACAGGCCATTAGAAGCCGTTTACCCCTTCGTTTTTCTGGACTGCATGCATTATAAAGTACGCGATAACGGCACTGTTGAGTCAAGGGCAATTTATAACATACTGGGAATAACCCGTGAAGGAAAAAAGATTTAATTGGGATTTATCTATCTGAAAACGAGGGCGCTAAATTTTGGCTATCTGTTCTTACAGATTTAAAACAACGCGGTGTTGAAGATATTCTTATCGCTTGCATAGATGGTCTAAAAGGCTTTCCCCAGGCGATTGAATCAGTATTTCCCAAAACTAAAATTCAATTGTGTATAATCCACCAGATCCGCACTAGTATGCGTTATGTCCCAGAAAAAGACAAAAAAGCTGTTGTTGCTGATTTGAAACCTATCTACAAAGCAGTTAACCAGGAACAAGCCTATGAAAAATTACTTGAATTCGATGACAAATGGGGAAAGAAATATCCTTTGGCAGTAAAATCCTGGATGGATAATTGGGTGAATCTGTCTACATTTTTTGAATACACTGCTGAAATAAGGAAGGTTATTTATACGACCAATGCAATTGAAGGAATGCACCGTCAAATTAGAAAAATTACGAAGACAAAAGGGGCTTTTACGTCCGATCAGGCGCTGCTAAAATTGGTATATCTTGTTGTCAGAGATCTTTCTAAAAAGTGGACCATGTCAATTCATAATTGGGGCTTGACGATGTCACAATTGTACATTAAATTTGGTGATCGATTACAGGCTGACCGTGAATTTTTCCTTGGCGGCTGAATCTTCCAAAATCAAATCCTGACACAGTTCAGTGTACACTCCCACACCCCGCAGGCTTTGGGGCTGAGCTACAAGTCATATGTCTTCTATCTGCTATTGTTAGTCCTGGAATTGCAATAGTTAAGCGGACAAATGGTTAAGCCGCAATTTTCTGTTTGTTTAAAAGTTCTTCAAATTCTTTCGGTGAGACATATCCTAGAGCAGAATGAATCCTTTTTTTATTATACCAGGTTTCAATATACTCGAATACAATTACTGCCGCCTGCTGCTTATTGATAAAGGTATTTTGGTAAACACATTCTGCTTTTAAAGTCTTAAAAAAGCTCTCTGCAACCGCATTATCCCAGCAATTTCCCTTTCGACTCATGCTTCTAATAACAAGGGGGTTTTTATCCAGCAAGCTTTTAAATTCATTGCAAGCATATTGAATTCCCCGATCCGAGTGGAAAATTAATTCACTTGTAATACTTCTATTTTTACAAGCCATTTTCCATGCAGGTATCACAGTATCAATGGCTTTCATGGTTGAGCTAAGTGCCCATCCTACTATTTTCCTATCAGCTAAATCCAGTATCATGGTGAGATATAGCCAGCCTTGTGTCGTCTTAATATACGTTATATCAGATACCCACGCAGTGGCTATTTTATCCACTTTGAATTGCCTGTTAAGCTTATTTTCCACAACCGGATATTTATGCTCAGAATCCGTTGTGATGCGGAATTTTTCTTAACAATGCTTCTTATTTTTGCTTTTTTCATCAGTCTGGCAACCCTCGGACGAGACACTTTTACATCCTGCTTAATCAACTCCCGAGTGACCCTGGGGCTTCCGTATGTTTGTTTACTTTTACTATGAATAACCCTGATTTTTTCAGTAAGAGCCTGGTTTTCAATGGCTGCATTTGATAATTCACTGCTCAACCAAGTATAAAACCTGCTTCTGCTTACCTTAAAAACCATGCACATTTTCTCAATGGGAAATATTTTCCGGTAATCCTTTATGAACCGGAATATTTGCCATCGCTCCTGGAGAAAATGCCGACAGCCTTTTTTAAGATATCTCGTTCAAGTTGTGTGTCACGAAGTTCTTTCCTTAGCCGGGCCAATTCCTGTTCCGTTTCGCTCAAAATCACCTTTCCGTTGCCAGGGAAGCTGCCATTTTGTTTCGCAGAAAGTTCTCTGCGCCAGCGGTATAGCATTGCCGGCGGAACATCTAATTCTTTTGCCAATGCACTAAGGTCTGTGCGGCTGTTGCTTAGTTCAACACTCATTAGTTTGAACTCCTTGTCAAATACTCTTCTTTCTCCAGACATAAGTGTTAAGTTATAAAAGTTTCCCTTAACTCAGTGTCCGCTTAAAGGTAGCAAGTCCATCCTGTAGCAACGACGAACCGTTCATCCTTTAATACCCTTATAGAAATCACTCCCTTATCCATCACACGAAATTACAAACTATACTCAAATTAAACAGTAGATTTTATTGATACAGAAAGTGCTATCCTTAAACATCAAAATAAGCATCGTAACCGCCCAGGGTTCTCCAGAATTTACCATCACCCTTTTTTGATACAGTTTGCCCAAGGCCTGGTTCATTTTTTTCTTGTCGAACACTTCACTGTGGTGTTTGAGATACCACCAGGGGGCACTATCCAGATCAAGGTCCGGAACTTCTCCGTTCTCAATACTATCGAAGACGTTTGATAAGGTTTTCTGGATCCAGCTGAACTGACTGATCAAAGCATCCTGATAGGCATACGGGCCACCGACATCTTCCGGAGGGCAAGCTCTTCGCCCGGCTGTACAAATCGGGTGGCGATACCCCGGCCTGGCATTCTCAACCTTCTCAATACGAATTTCGTGTTTCCAGTAGTCGCCAAAATCATAAACATAGGAAAATTTATCTCGAGCCCTCAAACCTAAATCTTCGATAAGAATCTCACTGGGGTCATCACGATAGTAGGTACCTCCTTCATAGGCAATTCCATAATTCACTCCCCAAATATGAAAAACGTGTAAATGCTGGTTTTCCCAGCCCATCATTATCTGTATCAGATGATGCAGCTCTGTAATATTTGTATTGCCGTCAATAATAAAGCGTCGGTAGATCATCGGCGAAATATTCAGAATATGTACCTTCAAAAGATAAATCGTGCGACGAACCGCTGCACTTCTGGGGTCAACGGCTGCCGACTGGACTACATTTTTTGCTTTCATGAGAATGTGGGGCCGCCAAGGGTTAAAATCCTTCTCAAGTTATGAAAGAATCGATTGCCACACACCTTTGATGAATAGAGATTTACCACTTAATAAGTTGTTTTTTAGGTGATTAATTTTTTTATATCTTTCATTTAAGTAGGCGTAAGGTCGCCTGTATCCTAAAACTTAGCAGTTATGAAACAACTATATATGTTTGTATTCCTCATTGTGCTCAGTATAGGTTTACAGTCGTCCAAGGTTAATATCGATGGAAGCCGTATTGTAGCAACCGTAAATCAAATTGATGACTGCATCTGTGTAAAAGACAGAACCTACACCGTAGATTGCAAATGTGAACCAAGTGGGACTATCGTTAAGGCTACTTGCACGAAATATGTGTGCTCCACTGGTAATGGTGTTTGTAGTGATGGTTGTGAAAGTTGTTATTCCGCATGTGAAAGAGCAGGGATATTAGGAGGTGCAAGACCACCGGTGTGGTCTCCCGTAACAAACATAAGAATCGACATATATAACAGACGAACTAAAAATGGGTCAAATTATATGGAATTTGGTGCACCATTGAGCCCCGCTAATGCAGATGTTCAATTCCATGGATTTAAATTAGAACTATATCAGAAAATGGCAGAATGGGAGTCATACATTAGTGCAAAAGCGGCTCCTTCCCAATGTCGAGTTTTTTTTAGATTTTATGATGCAACTGACCAGTTAATAAACAAATTTCCAATAGCTCCCAACCAGTTCATAGAGATAGATGTAGATCAAGTCGGCAATCAACAAAAGTTCTCTGCAATCGTAGGTGGAGATCTTGGGAACAGGTGGCAAGATGTCTCTTATGGGTTTTTGTATATCCAATCTCGAAAAAAATAGTAGGACTTGCTATTTATTAACCGCATTGAATTTTCTGTATGAACCTCTCCCACACTTTTTGATGCACTCCGATTACAACAATAACCACATGCATAGATCACTGAACAGGATGACTCCAAATCAAAAGAGGAATATATTGGAAAGCGAACTCAAAGCGGGAAAAGAAATTTAATTAAATTACATAAAGTCCAACAAATCACTGCACTAAGAAAGGGAAGCCTACAGTCTACGGCGACCCAGTGATTTCGGGAGCCAATCCGGGTTGCCGGTGCGATCAATCCCAGCGGCGTGCAGATTGAAATTGGCAAGACTGCGGTTGGTTTTCCCATCATTTTGATTGTTTAAAGACATAAACTAAGCTTCAGGGAATGGATGGATGAATCAAGATTTTTCTATACGGGATTCTTAGGAAGAGATCACCAGTGAATTCAACAAGTGCCTCTTTGAGAGGCATAATCCATTCTAGCCTAGATTTTAAGAAGGACTTATGTGTACCAATATAGGTTGATAAGCTTATCTCTGAAGCTGTAACAAGATATGTAAAAAAGTAAAATTCACGCTATTCCTGTTGTCATTGGTATTCAATGGTACCCGCACAATCATTCGATGCTAGGACGGGTCACCCTAACTTCTAAATATAAAAACGTACCATTTGATAAATTGTTGGTCTGAAACCTTTAAATTATTGAATAAATTAATTTATAATATATTAAAAGTCTTAATCAATTTTTTCGACAAAAGAATTGAAAATTTGTCACATTTATTGTTGCATATTTTTGGGAAGCATAAATATACAGCCAAATATCACTATTTCTAATTGCATTTTAATTCAAGGAGAATGAAATACTTTTATCATAGATGGATTATTACTAGTATGTATGTCAATGCAACTGTTCTTTTGTCACTATACGTTGTTCGATATGTAGAGTCAATTGTGATAAATGCAGTCCTATTTTGGGTAATAGTATTATTCATCATTAGTATTGTTTTAAACCGATTACAACCAATAATTATAATTTTAAGAAGATTTAATGATAGTTCTAATGATGTAATCCTTACGGACTTGTTTCTTCCTAATGTTTCCAGATATGGACGAATTGTTTGGCTAGGGAGTAAATATTCAGAAGGAATTGTTAGCATTTAAAAGGTACACACCATTGGCTCTCGTATGTCAGTTAGTTAGTATAGTTGGTATGTCCATATATCTTTATTTTGATTGTGAAACTCTTTTAGATGTTATTTTAACAGCAATACTAGTATTAATTGGTAGTACATGGATGTTAGATGCATCAGTTGGAAACAGTAAATTGAAGGCTATTTCATTTTTTTATAAACTTAATTACCAACTTATTAATATTAGGCTATAATTTAAATTTTGTAAAAAATTATGAATTATTCATTGTTCTAGCTTTTGTATATTTTTTTGGCTTTTTTATAAGTCTTGATATACGGTTTGACTCTCTACTTTTTACATCAAAGATAAATGGTAAGTTAGATTTACTTTGGATGAAAATGGAACTTTGGTCACCATTATGGTTATTTCCAAGATTTATTGTTAACGGCCCAACTGTTATAATGGATATATGGCCAATTGATTCTAAATGGCAAGATTCTTTTCAGATTTTGCTTAATAAATCAAGGGCAGCAATTATTGATGTAACCTACTTAAAGCCGGCATCATCTTTAGAGTGGGAAATAAGAATGTGTGAAACTAAAAATGTAAGAATGCTTTTTTTGTGTAGAATAGACAAAGCAGTAGAAAAAATAGATCTTATTAGAACCATTGTTCCACAAGCAGTGATCTTTCCAAATGATTTTGAGTTAGGAAACCTAAACAAGGCCTTAAAAGAGCGAAAAATATTTAATCAATTTTCAACTTATAATAATAGTAGTTTTACAGAAAGGGAAGTCAATAATTACTGGAACTTTTTTTGGAGATATTTCTCTTGAAACATGGTTTGCTTATAGTCGTAATAGTAGCAATTAAACCATACGCGCTAAAATAGGTTGACAATTAATGATGGTTGCAGATTA from Dyadobacter sp. NIV53 carries:
- a CDS encoding plasmid pRiA4b ORF-3 family protein encodes the protein MKAKNVVQSAAVDPRSAAVRRTIYLLKVHILNISPMIYRRFIIDGNTNITELHHLIQIMMGWENQHLHVFHIWGVNYGIAYEGGTYYRDDPSEILIEDLGLRARDKFSYVYDFGDYWKHEIRIEKVENARPGYRHPICTAGRRACPPEDVGGPYAYQDALISQFSWIQKTLSNVFDSIENGEVPDLDLDSAPWWYLKHHSEVFDKKKMNQALGKLYQKRVMVNSGEPWAVTMLILMFKDSTFCINKIYCLI